One Campylobacter lari DNA segment encodes these proteins:
- the ilvN gene encoding acetolactate synthase small subunit, which produces MKRRVISVIVLNEHGVLSRVVGLFSGRGYNIESLTVAPLDDKEFSRINIVTLGNEKVFEQIIKQLHKLIPTYKVIDSSDFIEKETALVKIALNENFAGLDAILKAYNGSVTYSDDEFIIVMASDNAKNIDNFLKTMKKYNPISVVRSGSILMEVK; this is translated from the coding sequence ATGGGGTATTATCACGCGTTGTTGGACTTTTTTCAGGACGTGGTTATAATATAGAATCTCTTACAGTTGCACCACTTGATGATAAAGAATTTTCAAGAATAAATATCGTTACTTTAGGTAATGAAAAAGTTTTTGAGCAAATTATTAAACAACTTCATAAACTCATACCTACTTATAAGGTGATTGATTCTAGTGATTTTATAGAAAAAGAAACAGCTTTGGTAAAGATTGCTTTAAATGAAAATTTTGCAGGCTTAGATGCTATATTAAAAGCTTATAATGGCAGTGTAACTTATAGTGATGATGAGTTTATTATAGTAATGGCAAGTGATAATGCAAAAAATATCGATAACTTTTTAAAAACCATGAAAAAGTATAATCCTATTAGTGTAGTTAGAAGTGGTTCTATTTTAATGGAGGTAAAATGA